Proteins from a single region of Acidobacteriota bacterium:
- a CDS encoding Zn-dependent alcohol dehydrogenase, with amino-acid sequence MATLTHPSHLREQCAIPTHMQAAVYRGINDVRVETVPVPEIGTGEVLIRVHTCGICGTDLKKIHTGSHSAPRIFGHETSGVIAAIGTEVEEFSVGDRVMVFHHIPCGECFYCERKVFAQCPVYKKVGCTAGFEPSGGGFSEYVRVMDWIVQCGLVKIPDGVSFEQAIFVEPVNTCLKGVEALRLEPGETVLVIGQGPIGIILASLALRAGARVIVSDLYEQRLTISKAHQLLETIDASTGDLVQEVRTLTEGRGADAVLLAVGGNSLIPTAMDSVRYGGRVMLFAQTARGEASIDPAAICVDEKTLLGSYSASVELQDESARLVFNREIDLESLISHRFPLRGAVEALHLAANPKPDSMKIVIQPGLTTVAQ; translated from the coding sequence ATGGCTACGCTCACGCATCCTTCCCACCTTCGGGAGCAATGTGCAATTCCTACCCACATGCAAGCCGCTGTTTATCGTGGCATCAATGACGTTCGCGTCGAGACCGTCCCGGTGCCAGAGATTGGCACGGGAGAGGTGCTGATTCGGGTGCACACTTGCGGCATATGCGGCACCGATCTCAAAAAGATTCATACTGGTTCCCATTCCGCTCCACGGATCTTCGGACATGAAACGTCAGGTGTGATTGCCGCAATCGGCACCGAGGTGGAGGAATTCTCAGTTGGTGATCGCGTCATGGTCTTCCACCACATTCCTTGCGGCGAGTGCTTTTACTGTGAACGAAAAGTATTTGCGCAATGTCCGGTTTATAAGAAGGTTGGTTGTACCGCCGGATTCGAGCCTTCCGGCGGCGGATTTTCCGAGTACGTCCGGGTCATGGATTGGATCGTGCAGTGTGGTCTGGTGAAGATTCCCGACGGAGTCTCTTTCGAGCAGGCTATCTTTGTTGAGCCGGTCAACACATGTCTTAAGGGAGTCGAAGCCCTGCGGCTGGAACCTGGGGAAACTGTGCTAGTGATAGGCCAAGGGCCGATTGGCATCATTTTGGCGTCTTTGGCACTGCGGGCGGGCGCCCGGGTGATTGTTTCCGATTTGTACGAGCAGCGGCTTACAATATCCAAGGCCCATCAGCTTTTGGAAACGATTGACGCCTCCACGGGAGACCTGGTCCAGGAGGTACGCACATTGACCGAGGGGCGCGGCGCTGATGCGGTGCTGCTGGCAGTGGGCGGCAACAGCCTGATTCCTACCGCCATGGATTCGGTCCGATATGGGGGGCGGGTGATGCTCTTTGCCCAGACAGCGCGAGGCGAAGCGAGCATTGATCCGGCAGCGATCTGTGTCGATGAGAAGACGCTCTTGGGTTCGTATAGCGCGTCCGTTGAGCTGCAGGATGAGAGTGCGCGACTTGTTTTCAATCGTGAGATCGATCTGGAAAGCCTGATTTCACACCGTTTTCCGCTGCGCGGAGCGGTGGAGGCGCTGCATCTCGCCGCAAATCCTAAGCCGGATTCCATGAAGATCGTGATTCAGCCTGGACTAACGACGGTTGCGCAGTGA
- a CDS encoding ABC transporter ATP-binding protein, producing MSASLGDRVQVTGDREDRTSNVVSASVPRHSDANGQDRIILENVSKFYGEVLGVNRVNLSIPPGVTGLVGPNGSGKTTLMNLMTGLIHPTEGRVSVLGISPTRPEELFRRVGYCAQFDSFPKGVTGFSFIYNTLRLQGLDDREAVRLSQEAMERVGMTEPALRKVAGYSKGMRQRIRLAQAIAHHPTVLVLDEPLNGLDPMARAESLELFQALGKQGLHVIISSHILHEVDKMSDQVILMSSGYVVAEGQIHTVRTEVKEHPMQILIRCSDPNLLASRVFAQDHVVEAKLIDDGKGVLVRTRDADAFYLLLNQLVVKEKLSLDTVAPADDDVNSVYQYLIGSENKTI from the coding sequence ATGAGCGCGAGTTTAGGGGACAGGGTACAGGTTACAGGGGACAGGGAAGACAGAACGTCGAATGTCGTTTCTGCTTCCGTTCCTCGCCATTCCGACGCGAATGGACAAGATCGAATCATTCTCGAGAACGTCTCCAAGTTCTACGGCGAGGTCCTGGGTGTAAACCGAGTGAACCTGTCGATTCCGCCGGGAGTCACCGGCCTTGTCGGCCCGAACGGCTCGGGCAAGACGACCTTGATGAACCTGATGACCGGGCTCATCCATCCAACCGAAGGTCGTGTCAGCGTGCTTGGGATTTCTCCGACTCGGCCAGAAGAGCTGTTTCGTCGCGTCGGATATTGCGCGCAGTTCGACTCGTTCCCGAAAGGGGTCACGGGATTCTCGTTCATCTACAACACCCTACGCCTGCAGGGGCTTGACGATCGCGAGGCGGTTCGGCTTAGCCAAGAGGCCATGGAACGCGTCGGCATGACTGAGCCGGCGCTAAGAAAGGTTGCGGGATACAGCAAGGGCATGCGCCAGCGAATTCGGTTAGCGCAGGCCATCGCGCACCATCCCACGGTGCTTGTGCTCGACGAGCCACTGAACGGCCTCGATCCCATGGCGCGCGCCGAGTCCCTGGAACTATTCCAGGCGCTGGGCAAGCAAGGGTTGCACGTAATCATCTCCAGCCACATCTTGCACGAAGTCGACAAGATGTCTGACCAGGTCATCCTGATGAGCAGCGGCTACGTTGTGGCCGAAGGCCAGATTCATACCGTGCGCACGGAAGTGAAAGAGCACCCGATGCAGATACTGATTCGCTGCTCCGATCCGAATCTGCTTGCGTCACGGGTTTTCGCTCAGGACCACGTTGTAGAAGCCAAACTAATCGACGATGGCAAAGGCGTGCTCGTCCGCACTCGGGATGCTGACGCTTTTTATCTCTTGTTAAACCAATTGGTCGTGAAAGAGAAGCTCTCTCTAGACACGGTAGCGCCTGCCGATGATGACGTGAACTCCGTGTATCAGTATCTGATCGGCTCGGAGAACAAGACCATATGA
- a CDS encoding ABC transporter ATP-binding protein produces MAPVIELDGLEVRFGSRSVLKQLKGELHGRCIGLLGPNGSGKSTLLNTLLGFYPPARGTARIFGKDIGEHSRELRGLIGYMPESDAFISNLTGVRFVRYMAELSGLPSTHALERAHEALFYVGLGEVRYRKVGTYSLGMKQLAKLAQAIAHGPRLVFLDEPTNGLDPPARNRMIQLIREIRDAGNMHVVISSHLLRDVDECCDEVIILRDGNIAGICNLEEERRLNRKFLELETNGEDNSFADAVQQLGCECALFGKGRMKVVLPETIEIRELYQIAAQRDVQIRRMNYRRDSLEDIFLKAMQEVGARNGSL; encoded by the coding sequence ATGGCTCCCGTTATAGAACTCGATGGCCTGGAAGTTCGCTTCGGCTCGCGCTCTGTTCTGAAGCAACTCAAGGGCGAACTTCACGGACGCTGCATTGGCTTGCTCGGTCCTAATGGATCGGGCAAGTCGACGCTGCTGAACACGCTGCTTGGGTTCTATCCTCCGGCACGGGGTACCGCGCGGATTTTTGGAAAGGACATCGGCGAGCACAGCCGCGAACTTCGGGGATTGATCGGTTACATGCCGGAGAGCGATGCCTTCATCTCCAACCTGACCGGCGTGCGTTTCGTCCGTTACATGGCGGAGCTATCGGGTTTACCCTCGACGCATGCTCTCGAACGTGCACATGAGGCGCTCTTCTATGTTGGGCTGGGTGAGGTGCGCTATCGCAAAGTCGGGACGTACTCGCTTGGCATGAAGCAGCTTGCGAAGCTGGCACAGGCGATTGCGCATGGTCCGCGATTAGTGTTCCTCGACGAGCCGACAAATGGTCTGGATCCGCCGGCGCGCAATCGCATGATCCAGCTCATCCGCGAGATTCGCGATGCCGGCAATATGCATGTCGTGATCTCATCGCATCTTCTGCGCGATGTCGACGAATGCTGCGACGAGGTCATCATTCTGCGCGACGGCAACATCGCAGGCATCTGTAATCTCGAAGAGGAACGTCGACTGAATCGCAAATTTCTGGAGCTGGAGACGAACGGCGAGGACAATTCTTTTGCTGACGCCGTACAGCAGCTCGGCTGCGAGTGTGCCTTGTTCGGGAAGGGAAGAATGAAAGTCGTTTTACCCGAGACAATTGAGATTCGCGAGCTATACCAGATCGCCGCTCAACGCGATGTGCAGATCCGCCGGATGAATTACCGCCGCGATTCGCTTGAAGATATCTTCCTCAAAGCAATGCAGGAAGTGGGAGCGCGCAATGGCAGTCTATAA